One window of the Sebastes umbrosus isolate fSebUmb1 chromosome 1, fSebUmb1.pri, whole genome shotgun sequence genome contains the following:
- the mlnl gene encoding motilin-like, which yields MSMRGAVAGCLVLACLLALLAERTDGHITFFSPKEMMLMKEREGRKDMEPRSEDGQFEEVTVQLPQVEHVGNPDKTVEIAVRLSPQQLDHVAPLLEDIIHEIVEDHQQAK from the exons ATGAGCATGCGCGGAGCAGTGGCTGGTTGCTTGGTGCTGGCGTGCCTGTTGGCGCTGCTGGCCGAGAGGACGGACGGACACATCACCTTCTTCAGTCCAAAGGAGATGATGCTGATGAAG GAGAGAGAAGGTAGAAAGGACATGGAGCCCCGATCGGAGGACGGTCAGTTTGAAGAGGTTACAGTCCAACTTCCTCAGGTGGAACATGTTGGAAATCCT GATAAAACAGTGGAGATCGCTGTCCGTCTCTCACCTCAACAGTTAGACCACGTGGCTCCGCTGCTCGAAGATATCATCCATGAAATAGTGGAGGATCATCAGCAAG CCAAATAG